A stretch of the Equus caballus isolate H_3958 breed thoroughbred chromosome X, TB-T2T, whole genome shotgun sequence genome encodes the following:
- the RIPPLY1 gene encoding protein ripply1 yields the protein MDPAAPTAAAPVPALALALAPALAQAPLALPGLLNPSLLLSSGQEVDGSRRGACLWRPWLSSTRDPPRQAAGGAIGAEVTKADSEFHHPVRLFWPKSRSFDYLYSDGEILLQNFPVQATINLYEDSHSEEEEEEEEEEEDKEEEEKEEADEKGPEECVRVPGSAPHRATAHHPSLPLTCPN from the exons ATGGATCCTGCTGCTCCAACTGCTGCTGCCCCTGTCCCAGCCCTGGCCCTAGCCCTGGCTCCGGCCTTAGCACAGGCCCCCCTGGCCCTCCCTGGCCTGTTAAACCCATCgctccttctctcctctggaCAAGAAGTAGATGGAAGCCGAAG AGGAGCTTGTCTTTGGAGGCCCTGGCTGTCCTCTACACGTGACCCTCCAAGGCAG GCCGCTGGTGGAGCAATAGGTGCTGAGGTCACCAAGGCTGACTCCGAGTTTCATCACCCCGTCAG GCTCTTCTGGCCTAAATCCCGCTCCTTTGACTACCTGTACAGTGATGGGGAGATTTTACTGCAGAACTTCCCTGTCcaggcaaccatcaatctgtatGAGGACTCACAcagtgaagaggaggaagaggaagaggaagaggaggaggacaaagaagaggaggagaaagaggaggcagaTGAAAAGGGGCCAGAAGAGTGTGTGAGGGTACCAGGATCAGCACCACACAGGGCCACAGCTCATCATCCTTCTCTACCCCTGACCTGTCCAAACTGA
- the CLDN2 gene encoding claudin-2 isoform X2: MASLGLQLVGYILGLLGLLGTLVAMLLPSWRTSSYVGASIVTAVGFSKGLWMECATHSTGITQCDIYSTLLGLPADIQAAQAMMVTSSAISSLACIISVVGMRCTVFCQDSRAKDRVAVVGGVFFILGGLLGFIPVAWNLHGILRDFYSPLGNRSNYYDAYQAQPLATRSSPRPGQPPKVKSEFNSYSLTGYV; the protein is encoded by the exons ATGGCCTCTCTTGGCCTCCAACTTGTAGGCTACATCCTGGGCCTTCTGGGGCTGTTGGGCACCCTGGTTGCCATGCTGCTCCCCAGCTGGCGAACAAGCTCTTATGTTGGTGCCAGCATTGTGACAGCAGTCGGCTTCTCCAAGGGCCTCTGGATGGAGTGTGCCACACACAGCACAGGCATCACCCAGTGTGACATCTACAGCACCCTTCTAGGCCTGCCTGCTGACATCCAGGCAGCCCAGGCAATGATGGTGACATCCAGTGCAATCTCTTCGTTGGCCTGCATTATCTCTGTGGTGGGCATGAGATGCACAGTCTTCTGCCAGGACTCCCGAGCCAAAGACAGAGTGGCGGTAGTGGGCGGAGTCTTCTTCATCCTTGGAGGCCTCCTAGGCTTCATCCCTGTTGCCTGGAATCTTCATGGGATCCTGCGGGACTTCTACTCCCCACTG GGAAATCGCTCCAACTACTACGATGCCTACCAGGCCCAGCCCCTCGCCACTAGGAGCTCTCCAAGGCCTGGTCAACCACCCAAAGTCAAGAGTGAGTTTAACTCCTACAGCCTGACAGGGTATGTGTGA
- the CLDN2 gene encoding claudin-2 isoform X1 translates to MASLGLQLVGYILGLLGLLGTLVAMLLPSWRTSSYVGASIVTAVGFSKGLWMECATHSTGITQCDIYSTLLGLPADIQAAQAMMVTSSAISSLACIISVVGMRCTVFCQDSRAKDRVAVVGGVFFILGGLLGFIPVAWNLHGILRDFYSPLVPDSMKFEIGEALYLGIISTLFSLIAGIILCFSCPLQGNRSNYYDAYQAQPLATRSSPRPGQPPKVKSEFNSYSLTGYV, encoded by the coding sequence ATGGCCTCTCTTGGCCTCCAACTTGTAGGCTACATCCTGGGCCTTCTGGGGCTGTTGGGCACCCTGGTTGCCATGCTGCTCCCCAGCTGGCGAACAAGCTCTTATGTTGGTGCCAGCATTGTGACAGCAGTCGGCTTCTCCAAGGGCCTCTGGATGGAGTGTGCCACACACAGCACAGGCATCACCCAGTGTGACATCTACAGCACCCTTCTAGGCCTGCCTGCTGACATCCAGGCAGCCCAGGCAATGATGGTGACATCCAGTGCAATCTCTTCGTTGGCCTGCATTATCTCTGTGGTGGGCATGAGATGCACAGTCTTCTGCCAGGACTCCCGAGCCAAAGACAGAGTGGCGGTAGTGGGCGGAGTCTTCTTCATCCTTGGAGGCCTCCTAGGCTTCATCCCTGTTGCCTGGAATCTTCATGGGATCCTGCGGGACTTCTACTCCCCACTGGTACCTGACAGCATGAAATTTGAGATTGGAGAGGCTCTTTACTTGGGTATTATTTCCACCCTGTTCTCTCTGATAGCTGGAATCATCCTCTGCTTTTCCTGCCCACTCCAGGGAAATCGCTCCAACTACTACGATGCCTACCAGGCCCAGCCCCTCGCCACTAGGAGCTCTCCAAGGCCTGGTCAACCACCCAAAGTCAAGAGTGAGTTTAACTCCTACAGCCTGACAGGGTATGTGTGA